One genomic segment of Deinococcus depolymerans includes these proteins:
- a CDS encoding HPr family phosphocarrier protein: MEQHFTVTAEHGLHARPAAQLVQVAAPFASAIELVTADRAVNLKSMMSVMGVGLASGASFSVRATGDDAQAAVDAIAARLEEQGLARRA, encoded by the coding sequence ATGGAACAGCACTTCACCGTCACCGCCGAACACGGCCTGCACGCCCGCCCCGCCGCCCAGCTCGTGCAGGTGGCCGCGCCGTTCGCCAGCGCCATCGAACTCGTCACCGCCGACAGGGCCGTGAACCTCAAGAGCATGATGTCCGTCATGGGCGTGGGCCTCGCCAGCGGCGCCAGCTTCAGCGTCCGCGCGACCGGTGACGACGCGCAGGCCGCCGTGGACGCCATCGCCGCCCGCCTGGAAGAACAGGGCCTCGCCCGCCGTGCCTGA
- the ptsP gene encoding phosphoenolpyruvate--protein phosphotransferase: protein MPDPTLTPAAVPVTLSGVAASPGTGIGPAFLLSAPDLSFDTLTGQDPAAERARLDAALAASRTDLNGVREGARARLGDDAAAIFDAHLLLLDDPELGAAIQETLTGGANAEAAVHGAFGAFIGMFESLDDPYLRERAADLRDLRARVLSHLLGRPLASLTELREPAIVVAHDLTPSDTAGLDPALVRGVVTAVGGRTSHSAIMARGLGLPAVVGVGEAALAGLTRGTPLIVSGDAGTVTVHPDAAALSAAQAAQAAAQAEHARLDALKGQQGRTADGLRVELAANIGSPAEVPGALNAGAEGVGLYRTEFLFLGRDDLPGEDEQYRAYRAVLEGMAGRPVIIRTLDIGGDKALPALGLPHEENPFLGFRAIRLCLARPDLFRVQLRALLRASVHGQLRVMFPMIATVQEFLDARAHLDAARAELTAEGVPVAADIPVGMMVEIPAAAALSEQFARHADFFSVGSNDLIGYAMAADRMNERVANLYQPLNPAVLTLIALTCQGAARHGKWVGVCGEMAGDPLALPLLVGLGVTELSMSAPALLPRREQVLNLNAAQARELAAQALTLSHAAEVEAAVRAAYPDLTPTDA from the coding sequence GTGCCTGACCCGACCCTCACGCCCGCCGCCGTTCCGGTCACGCTGAGCGGCGTGGCCGCCTCGCCCGGCACCGGCATCGGCCCGGCGTTCCTCCTGAGCGCCCCGGACCTGAGCTTCGACACCCTGACCGGCCAGGACCCGGCCGCCGAACGCGCCCGCCTGGACGCCGCGCTGGCTGCCAGTCGCACCGACCTGAACGGGGTCCGCGAGGGCGCCCGCGCCCGCCTGGGCGACGACGCCGCCGCGATCTTCGACGCGCACCTGCTGCTGCTCGACGACCCGGAACTCGGCGCGGCCATCCAGGAAACCCTGACCGGCGGCGCGAACGCCGAGGCGGCCGTCCACGGCGCGTTCGGGGCGTTCATCGGGATGTTCGAGAGCCTGGACGACCCGTACCTGCGCGAGCGGGCCGCCGACCTGCGCGACCTGCGCGCCCGCGTCCTCTCGCACCTGCTGGGCCGCCCCCTGGCCAGCCTGACTGAGCTGCGCGAACCGGCCATCGTGGTCGCGCACGACCTGACGCCCAGCGACACCGCCGGACTTGACCCCGCCCTGGTACGGGGCGTCGTCACGGCCGTGGGCGGACGCACCAGCCACAGCGCGATCATGGCGCGCGGCCTGGGCCTGCCCGCCGTGGTCGGCGTGGGCGAGGCCGCCCTGGCGGGCCTGACGCGCGGCACGCCGCTGATCGTCAGCGGCGACGCGGGCACCGTGACCGTCCACCCGGACGCCGCCGCCCTGAGTGCCGCACAGGCCGCGCAGGCCGCCGCGCAGGCCGAACACGCCCGCCTGGACGCCCTGAAAGGCCAGCAGGGCCGCACCGCCGACGGCCTGCGCGTGGAACTCGCCGCGAACATCGGCTCGCCCGCCGAGGTGCCGGGCGCCCTGAACGCCGGGGCCGAGGGCGTGGGCCTGTACCGCACCGAGTTCCTGTTCCTGGGCCGCGACGACCTGCCCGGCGAGGACGAACAGTACCGCGCCTACCGCGCCGTCCTCGAAGGCATGGCGGGCCGCCCCGTGATCATCCGCACGCTGGACATCGGCGGCGATAAGGCCCTGCCCGCGCTGGGCCTCCCGCACGAGGAGAACCCCTTCCTGGGCTTCCGCGCCATCCGCCTGTGCCTCGCGCGGCCCGACCTGTTCCGCGTGCAGCTGCGCGCCCTGCTGCGCGCCAGCGTGCACGGCCAGCTGCGCGTGATGTTCCCCATGATCGCCACCGTGCAGGAATTCCTGGACGCCCGCGCCCACCTGGACGCCGCCCGCGCCGAACTGACCGCCGAGGGCGTGCCGGTCGCCGCGGACATCCCGGTCGGGATGATGGTCGAGATTCCGGCCGCCGCCGCCCTGAGTGAGCAGTTCGCGCGGCACGCGGACTTCTTCAGCGTGGGCAGCAACGACCTGATCGGGTACGCCATGGCCGCCGACCGCATGAACGAGCGGGTGGCGAACCTGTACCAGCCGCTGAACCCGGCCGTGCTGACCCTGATCGCCCTGACCTGCCAGGGCGCCGCCCGCCACGGGAAATGGGTGGGCGTGTGCGGCGAGATGGCCGGCGATCCCCTGGCGCTGCCGCTGCTGGTCGGGCTGGGCGTCACGGAACTCTCCATGAGTGCCCCGGCGCTGCTGCCGCGCCGCGAGCAGGTGCTGAACCTGAACGCCGCGCAGGCCCGCGAACTGGCCGCGCAGGCCCTGACCCTCAGCCACGCCGCCGAGGTCGAGGCCGCCGTGCGCGCCGCCTACCCCGACCTGACCCCCACCGATGCCTGA